The following coding sequences lie in one Rhodohalobacter barkolensis genomic window:
- a CDS encoding putative sugar nucleotidyl transferase yields the protein MKLQYSLFEDHFMENFHPLTLTRPVYDLRVGIFTLAEKWKYALGLPVDSALRGPIRQHLSGVFELPEIKKEHDAVLWINPRFIPNVQLIEQIKQLEISQGLTCNDSLIAALISTKEHSKWEKSGIDQKALETSEIKPDGNTIVKNIWELFQLNGNEIRKDLILSKKIAYGEEKIYPNTLFVKPENIYIDEGALIEPGAMLIADKGPIYIGKNAHVMANSVVRGPSAICEKSVVKMGAKIYEDTTIGPVCKVGGEISNVIFHSYSNKAHDGYAGNSVFGQWVNLGADTNTSNLKNNYSTVKVTDWSSGKLVDSGQQFIGTIMGDHSKTGINSMLNTGTLCGVCCNLFSDGYPPKYIPSFSWVSGHDIVPYHFEKAIEAMGKMMERRSVELTPAYKNMMKALFDSTSF from the coding sequence ATGAAATTACAATACTCCCTTTTTGAAGATCACTTCATGGAAAATTTCCATCCACTCACTCTAACCCGGCCGGTATACGATTTAAGAGTTGGGATTTTCACACTTGCAGAAAAATGGAAATACGCTCTCGGTTTACCTGTTGATTCTGCATTGAGAGGACCTATCCGTCAGCACCTTTCCGGAGTATTTGAATTACCTGAAATAAAGAAAGAACATGACGCGGTTTTATGGATTAATCCGCGATTCATCCCGAATGTACAGTTAATTGAACAGATAAAGCAGTTAGAAATTTCTCAGGGATTAACCTGTAACGACTCGCTTATTGCTGCACTAATATCCACCAAAGAGCACAGTAAATGGGAGAAATCCGGGATTGATCAAAAAGCATTAGAGACTTCTGAAATAAAACCCGACGGAAATACAATTGTTAAAAATATCTGGGAATTGTTTCAGTTAAATGGCAATGAAATTCGAAAGGATCTGATCTTATCAAAAAAGATCGCCTACGGTGAAGAGAAAATTTACCCCAATACCTTATTTGTTAAGCCTGAAAATATCTACATCGATGAAGGCGCTTTAATTGAGCCGGGTGCTATGCTTATCGCTGATAAAGGTCCTATTTACATCGGTAAAAATGCTCACGTAATGGCTAACTCAGTCGTTCGCGGACCCTCAGCAATTTGTGAAAAATCGGTTGTTAAAATGGGAGCTAAAATTTATGAAGACACAACAATCGGCCCGGTTTGCAAAGTAGGAGGCGAAATCTCCAATGTTATTTTTCACTCCTATTCCAATAAAGCCCACGACGGTTATGCAGGAAACTCTGTATTCGGTCAATGGGTAAATCTCGGTGCAGATACGAATACATCAAATCTCAAAAATAATTACAGCACTGTTAAAGTGACCGATTGGAGTTCCGGTAAACTTGTTGATTCCGGGCAGCAGTTCATCGGGACAATTATGGGAGACCACAGTAAAACAGGCATCAACTCTATGCTTAATACGGGAACACTTTGTGGTGTGTGCTGCAATCTCTTCTCTGACGGTTATCCACCAAAGTATATCCCCTCTTTTAGCTGGGTAAGCGGACATGACATCGTGCCTTACCATTTTGAAAAGGCGATAGAAGCAATGGGAAAAATGATGGAGCGCCGCAGTGTTGAACTTACTCCCGCATATAAAAATATGATGAAGGCTCTGTTCGACTCTACCAGCTTTTAG
- a CDS encoding heavy-metal-associated domain-containing protein, with protein sequence MKKRIQINGMHCAGCVNSVEKVLSRVEGVKNANVQLTTESAEIEVEGDNFPFEVIRETVENAGYEVEEPKSESVTFQIGGMHCTGCSSAVEKAIRKQDGIVSANVNLAAEKAFVDFDSSQISIDQIKESIENAGYEVIEQQKKKLIS encoded by the coding sequence ATGAAAAAGCGTATTCAAATAAATGGAATGCATTGCGCGGGTTGTGTCAACTCCGTTGAAAAGGTATTGAGCCGGGTTGAAGGTGTTAAAAATGCTAATGTTCAACTCACTACCGAAAGCGCAGAGATTGAAGTTGAGGGAGATAACTTTCCTTTTGAAGTGATACGCGAAACCGTTGAGAATGCCGGATATGAAGTTGAGGAGCCTAAAAGTGAGTCGGTAACCTTTCAAATTGGCGGTATGCACTGCACAGGATGCTCTTCGGCGGTAGAGAAAGCGATTCGAAAGCAGGATGGCATTGTAAGTGCAAATGTGAATCTAGCCGCAGAAAAGGCTTTTGTAGACTTTGACAGCTCGCAAATATCGATCGATCAAATTAAAGAGAGTATCGAAAATGCCGGTTATGAAGTGATTGAGCAGCAAAAAAAAAAGTTAATAAGTTAG
- a CDS encoding PAS domain-containing hybrid sensor histidine kinase/response regulator: MTERDNFVSEHPVLLAKLLNHTFDALLICKPQKDQLEAVYANQTYYSLTGQTEQDVIGLRPQLTARKPTANNIYEDILSHYQNNELLERECSCLDASGSPFWAQLKSFTVEEKENRYCVLLIKEITIRKKRESELTKALDIAEASKDAKDKFLANMSHEMRTPLNGILGIVQLLEATSLKDDSKNYVDEIKHSAENLLAIVNDILEFNFLKSSGFKPNNRKFSIRKTLKQIFETMKDRADQKGLNLSLVISDKVSEQLIGDSVRLSQILMNLIGNAIKFTKDGEVAVYVRQLEVVNERVHLEIKVKDTGIGIPESLVSEIFESFNQAAKNTTYKYGGTGMGLSIVRQLVGHMDGKIGVKSREGEGTAVSITLPFELVDSSSNFKSLDELYGADEKTDFKGYKVLIVDDYTVNRRIVKGMMKKLGVEVDEAEDGRSALEMIANNDYSVIFMDVHMPGMDGLEATQKIRNLEDDVKSQVPVIAITASVLDRDIEECKKAGMNGFIAKPFTFNELYERFSNFISKDYSEESSGEVESKEFIGFKIENLEELTGGDDDLLKEMLDLFLEQTPDMMEKILDNLDNKNYEKVKMNTHTLKPTFTYVGIQEATELAEKIEEMAGRENPPSEELEKSIYRLKEISDRSILEVQELRRSLV; encoded by the coding sequence ATGACTGAACGTGATAACTTTGTAAGTGAGCACCCTGTACTGTTAGCAAAACTGCTCAATCATACATTTGATGCTTTATTGATTTGCAAGCCGCAAAAAGATCAACTCGAAGCGGTTTATGCCAATCAAACATACTACTCTTTAACCGGACAAACTGAACAGGATGTTATAGGTTTACGTCCACAGTTAACAGCCCGGAAACCTACTGCAAATAATATCTATGAAGACATCTTATCTCATTATCAGAATAATGAGTTGCTGGAAAGAGAATGCTCCTGCCTTGATGCTTCCGGTTCTCCTTTTTGGGCGCAGTTAAAGTCATTCACCGTTGAAGAAAAAGAAAACCGTTATTGTGTTCTGCTAATCAAAGAGATCACAATTCGTAAGAAGAGGGAGAGTGAACTTACCAAAGCACTGGATATAGCTGAAGCTTCCAAAGATGCGAAGGATAAGTTTTTGGCCAACATGAGCCATGAAATGCGTACACCTCTGAACGGAATTTTGGGTATTGTTCAATTACTGGAAGCAACAAGTTTAAAAGACGATTCGAAGAACTATGTAGATGAAATCAAGCACTCTGCAGAAAATCTGCTGGCTATAGTGAATGATATTCTTGAGTTCAATTTTTTAAAATCATCCGGCTTTAAACCGAATAACAGAAAATTCAGCATTCGCAAAACCTTAAAGCAGATCTTTGAGACGATGAAAGATCGAGCTGATCAGAAAGGTCTGAATTTAAGTCTGGTGATTTCGGATAAAGTGTCTGAACAATTAATAGGGGATTCGGTACGGCTGTCTCAGATTTTGATGAATCTGATCGGAAATGCCATCAAATTCACAAAAGACGGTGAGGTAGCTGTCTATGTTAGGCAGTTGGAGGTGGTTAATGAGAGAGTGCATTTAGAGATTAAGGTTAAAGATACCGGTATTGGCATTCCTGAGTCGTTAGTAAGTGAAATTTTTGAAAGCTTCAATCAAGCTGCAAAAAACACGACGTATAAATATGGTGGTACAGGTATGGGGTTGTCGATTGTAAGGCAACTTGTAGGGCATATGGACGGAAAAATAGGAGTTAAAAGCCGGGAAGGTGAGGGAACAGCTGTTTCTATCACTCTACCTTTTGAACTTGTTGACTCGTCCTCGAATTTTAAATCTTTGGATGAACTTTATGGAGCGGATGAAAAAACAGATTTTAAGGGATATAAAGTTCTCATTGTTGATGATTACACCGTGAATAGACGAATTGTGAAGGGCATGATGAAAAAACTAGGTGTAGAAGTGGATGAAGCCGAGGATGGACGTTCAGCCCTGGAAATGATAGCAAATAATGACTATTCAGTCATTTTTATGGATGTTCATATGCCGGGAATGGACGGATTGGAAGCAACCCAAAAAATCCGGAATCTTGAAGATGATGTAAAAAGTCAAGTACCGGTTATTGCTATCACTGCTTCCGTACTGGATCGGGATATTGAAGAGTGTAAAAAGGCCGGGATGAATGGGTTTATTGCAAAACCATTTACATTTAATGAGCTTTATGAACGCTTCAGTAACTTTATTTCAAAAGACTACTCTGAGGAATCTTCAGGAGAGGTCGAATCGAAAGAATTTATTGGATTTAAAATTGAAAACCTTGAAGAACTTACCGGTGGAGATGATGATTTGCTAAAAGAGATGCTGGATCTTTTTCTGGAACAGACTCCAGATATGATGGAAAAAATTCTGGATAATTTAGATAATAAAAACTACGAGAAGGTTAAAATGAATACCCATACGCTAAAACCAACATTTACGTATGTTGGAATCCAGGAGGCAACAGAGCTTGCAGAAAAGATTGAAGAAATGGCCGGTCGTGAGAATCCTCCCTCTGAAGAACTGGAGAAGTCAATTTACCGACTTAAAGAAATTAGTGACAGATCGATTTTAGAAGTTCAAGAGTTGAGACGATCATTGGTCTAA
- a CDS encoding copper-translocating P-type ATPase, with translation MVRSWVVTVPLMIWMFLSMVLGIHFTSHLVMEVAMVLGAGYVLFGPGLETIRSAILSTRNLTPNMDVLIALGTTASLITGLVSLGFMLGLIQSPFYSFAGIASMIMAFHLTGRYIEAKARGRASDAITKLLTLEAKTARIIKNGVEEEIEIGDLRKGDVMIVRPGETIPTDGEVVDGKSSVDESMVTGESMPVVREKGDEVIGGTINTEGSIRVQAKEVGENTFLNRVIQMVEEAQGSKIPIQDFADKVTAIFVPVILVLTAITFTVWLAFPETLRPILTWADSFIPWIITDLEPVSQAFFVALAVLVIACPCALGLATPTALMVGTGLGAENGILIRKGESIQRLQEVTTFVFDKTGTLTKGEPEVTDWFEIGSDELDLKKIIAAAENYSEHPISKAILNYTGTKNLPTSEDFESFTGKGVKAIVNGSRILAGNVDLLKQFSIKQSEAVQEKADALHSAGKTTIFLVMDDEVVALCGIKDTIKPETADTVREIHQMGYKTVMLTGDQQKVAEIIAEEIGIDDVFAQVKPDEKADVIKKLQEKGEVVAMVGDGINDAPALTQSDVGIALGTGTDIAIESGSMILIDGNPQAIIRAINLSNETFKKIRQNLFWAFFYNIVMLPVAMLGWMHPVLAEIAMALSSINVVGNSKRLQKKKI, from the coding sequence ATGGTGCGGAGTTGGGTGGTTACCGTTCCATTAATGATATGGATGTTTCTCAGCATGGTGCTGGGTATTCACTTCACCTCACATCTTGTAATGGAAGTGGCTATGGTACTTGGAGCGGGTTACGTTCTATTCGGACCGGGTCTTGAAACCATCCGAAGCGCTATACTTTCCACCCGAAATTTAACTCCCAACATGGATGTCCTCATTGCTTTGGGTACAACCGCGTCTCTGATAACAGGGTTGGTGTCGCTGGGTTTTATGCTCGGACTGATTCAGTCACCTTTCTACAGTTTTGCCGGAATTGCCTCTATGATCATGGCGTTTCATCTTACCGGGCGATATATCGAGGCAAAAGCGAGAGGACGAGCATCTGACGCAATCACCAAACTTTTGACATTGGAGGCCAAAACAGCCCGTATTATCAAAAACGGAGTTGAAGAGGAGATAGAAATCGGTGATTTGAGAAAAGGGGATGTCATGATAGTTCGTCCCGGTGAAACCATCCCAACCGATGGGGAAGTTGTAGATGGTAAAAGTTCTGTTGACGAGTCTATGGTTACCGGAGAGTCGATGCCGGTAGTTCGAGAAAAAGGGGATGAAGTTATTGGGGGTACGATAAACACAGAAGGCTCCATTCGTGTACAGGCAAAAGAAGTTGGGGAGAATACATTTTTGAATCGAGTAATCCAGATGGTAGAGGAAGCACAGGGATCCAAGATTCCTATCCAGGATTTTGCGGATAAAGTAACGGCAATTTTTGTGCCTGTAATTTTAGTACTCACGGCAATTACATTTACGGTCTGGCTGGCTTTTCCCGAAACATTACGTCCCATTTTAACCTGGGCCGATTCATTTATTCCCTGGATTATCACAGATCTTGAACCGGTTAGCCAGGCATTTTTTGTGGCTCTTGCTGTTTTGGTTATCGCTTGTCCGTGTGCGTTAGGGCTGGCAACTCCAACAGCACTGATGGTAGGTACCGGATTGGGTGCCGAAAATGGAATTCTTATTCGAAAGGGTGAATCTATTCAGCGTCTGCAGGAAGTCACAACTTTTGTATTTGATAAAACAGGTACATTAACGAAAGGCGAACCGGAAGTTACGGATTGGTTCGAAATTGGAAGTGATGAGTTAGATCTCAAAAAAATAATCGCTGCTGCAGAAAACTACTCTGAACATCCGATCAGTAAAGCCATCTTAAATTATACAGGCACAAAAAATCTGCCGACATCGGAAGATTTTGAATCATTTACCGGAAAAGGTGTGAAAGCGATAGTGAATGGTTCGCGAATTCTGGCCGGTAATGTTGACTTACTTAAACAATTTTCTATCAAACAGTCTGAGGCGGTTCAGGAAAAAGCAGATGCACTTCATTCAGCCGGTAAAACTACGATTTTTCTGGTAATGGATGATGAGGTTGTTGCACTGTGCGGAATAAAAGATACCATCAAACCGGAAACCGCCGATACAGTTCGAGAGATTCATCAAATGGGATATAAAACCGTGATGTTGACCGGAGATCAGCAGAAGGTAGCAGAGATCATAGCAGAAGAGATAGGCATTGACGATGTATTTGCACAAGTAAAACCGGATGAGAAAGCCGATGTGATCAAAAAACTGCAAGAAAAGGGAGAAGTTGTTGCTATGGTAGGCGACGGAATCAACGACGCTCCGGCACTGACACAATCTGATGTGGGTATCGCACTGGGAACCGGAACAGATATAGCCATCGAATCGGGGAGTATGATTTTGATTGATGGAAATCCGCAGGCCATTATCAGAGCGATTAATTTGAGTAATGAGACGTTTAAGAAAATACGCCAAAATCTGTTTTGGGCTTTTTTCTACAATATCGTCATGCTACCCGTAGCTATGCTGGGATGGATGCACCCGGTGTTGGCAGAAATTGCAATGGCACTGAGCTCCATAAATGTTGTTGGAAATTCTAAACGTCTGCAAAAAAAGAAAATCTGA
- the glmS gene encoding glutamine--fructose-6-phosphate transaminase (isomerizing), producing the protein MCGIVGYVGDRDAAEVLIKGLKRLEYRGYDSAGIAIMNGELNIQKGKGKVANLDKKVLENSVKGHIGIGHTRWATHGEPNDVNSHPHLSESGKVAVVHNGIIENYGSLKRSLTEKGRTFKSMTDTEIIAQLIEEIYTTSKNVTFEEAIRLTLKQIVGTYGLAIVNLDSPEKIYIARKGSPLLLGVGDNEMFIASDASPIVEYTNKVVYLDDGEMAVVERDGYEVKTIDDVSLTKEVHELAISLEAIEKAGYPHFMLKEIFEQPRSMADCMRGRIDPDKGTIQLGGIADVMDDLANANRVIIAACGTSWHSGLVGEYLFEYLAKTPVEVEYASEFRYSDPLIGEGDVMLVISQSGETADTLAALREAKERGALVLGICNVVGSTISRETDAGVFTHAGPEIGVASTKAFTAQVVVLTMMALALGIKKGHIDNKKAKKYIKELNAIPDKVDQILKECDDDTKEMAKMFTYAPNFLYLGRSYNFPVALEGALKLKEISYIHAEGYPAAEMKHGPIALIDEMMPVVVIAATTHTNDKMISNIEEVKARKGRIISIMNKENSDVKELSEYSISIPSTFDVFSPLLTVIPLQLLSYYIAVNRGCNVDQPRNLAKSVTVE; encoded by the coding sequence ATGTGCGGAATAGTAGGTTATGTAGGTGATAGAGACGCCGCTGAAGTATTAATCAAAGGGTTAAAAAGGCTTGAGTATAGAGGGTACGACTCTGCCGGAATTGCCATCATGAATGGAGAGTTAAACATTCAAAAAGGCAAGGGTAAAGTAGCCAACCTGGATAAGAAAGTGTTGGAGAATAGTGTGAAAGGCCATATTGGTATTGGTCATACACGCTGGGCTACTCATGGTGAGCCCAATGATGTAAATTCTCATCCACATTTAAGTGAATCCGGTAAAGTTGCCGTTGTTCACAATGGAATTATTGAAAACTACGGATCACTAAAAAGATCTCTGACCGAGAAAGGCCGGACGTTTAAGAGCATGACTGATACTGAAATTATTGCTCAGCTCATTGAAGAGATTTATACAACTTCCAAGAATGTGACTTTTGAAGAAGCCATTCGCCTCACCTTAAAGCAGATTGTGGGAACGTACGGTCTTGCAATTGTAAATCTGGATAGCCCGGAAAAGATTTACATCGCCCGAAAAGGCTCTCCTCTTCTTTTGGGAGTTGGCGATAATGAGATGTTTATTGCTTCGGATGCATCACCCATTGTTGAGTATACCAATAAGGTAGTATACCTGGATGATGGTGAAATGGCGGTTGTAGAGCGTGACGGTTATGAGGTTAAGACAATTGATGATGTGAGCCTGACGAAAGAGGTTCATGAACTGGCAATCAGTTTGGAAGCGATTGAGAAAGCGGGTTATCCTCACTTTATGCTGAAAGAGATATTTGAGCAACCCAGATCAATGGCTGACTGTATGCGGGGGCGTATTGATCCCGATAAGGGAACCATACAACTGGGGGGTATTGCAGATGTAATGGACGATTTGGCTAACGCAAACCGAGTTATAATTGCTGCCTGCGGAACCAGTTGGCATTCAGGCTTGGTGGGTGAGTACCTATTTGAATATTTGGCAAAAACACCCGTTGAGGTTGAGTACGCATCTGAATTTCGATACAGCGATCCACTGATTGGTGAAGGGGACGTGATGCTGGTAATTTCTCAAAGTGGAGAAACAGCTGATACACTTGCAGCACTCCGTGAAGCCAAAGAGCGTGGCGCTTTGGTTTTGGGTATCTGTAATGTGGTCGGTTCAACAATATCCAGGGAAACCGATGCGGGTGTCTTTACCCATGCCGGACCGGAAATCGGAGTTGCTTCAACGAAAGCATTTACTGCTCAGGTTGTTGTATTGACAATGATGGCACTGGCTCTCGGTATTAAAAAGGGACATATCGACAATAAAAAAGCGAAGAAGTATATCAAAGAACTGAATGCCATTCCTGATAAAGTGGATCAAATTTTAAAGGAGTGTGATGATGATACCAAAGAGATGGCTAAGATGTTTACGTATGCACCCAACTTTCTCTATCTGGGACGGAGCTATAACTTCCCGGTTGCACTGGAAGGTGCGTTGAAGCTGAAAGAGATCTCTTACATTCATGCTGAAGGATATCCGGCTGCGGAGATGAAGCACGGACCGATTGCCCTCATTGATGAGATGATGCCGGTTGTGGTAATTGCTGCCACTACTCATACTAATGACAAAATGATCTCGAACATTGAAGAGGTAAAAGCGCGCAAAGGACGTATTATCTCCATTATGAATAAAGAGAACAGTGATGTAAAAGAGCTGTCGGAATACTCCATCTCAATTCCCTCAACGTTTGATGTATTTTCACCGCTTCTTACGGTAATACCGCTGCAGCTGCTTTCGTACTACATTGCCGTGAACAGAGGGTGTAATGTGGATCAACCCAGAAATCTGGCGAAGAGCGTTACCGTTGAATAG
- a CDS encoding HPr family phosphocarrier protein encodes MVKKTVTVKNEAGLHARPSSALVKTASKYDSDFYISMYGYKVNGKSILGVMTLAAECGAEMELILEGRDEKEALDEISQLFENEFELH; translated from the coding sequence ATGGTTAAGAAGACAGTTACAGTAAAAAATGAAGCGGGATTACATGCTCGACCCTCTTCGGCTCTCGTTAAAACTGCATCAAAATATGATTCAGATTTTTACATTAGTATGTACGGTTATAAAGTGAATGGGAAAAGCATTCTTGGTGTAATGACGCTTGCTGCCGAATGCGGGGCAGAAATGGAGCTCATCTTGGAAGGTCGAGACGAAAAAGAAGCTCTCGACGAAATATCTCAATTATTTGAAAACGAATTCGAACTACATTAG
- a CDS encoding helix-turn-helix domain-containing protein codes for MKLSVKNMVCPRCVESVSDILSGMDIPEARVELGSVELEKKFSESELDQFSKRLQAKGFELIFDRETELVNDVKSALVKYIDHLENSQMPDKLSIFIAEQTNYNYSYLSKVYSDQTGYTIETHLIEMKIERVKELLGFRKWTLSEIAWKLKYSSVQYLSNQFKKVTGMTVTEYRKSGESARKTLDQI; via the coding sequence ATGAAATTGTCAGTCAAAAATATGGTCTGTCCCCGTTGTGTTGAATCCGTTTCGGATATTCTGTCGGGGATGGATATTCCTGAAGCTCGTGTTGAACTTGGATCTGTTGAGTTGGAAAAAAAATTCTCAGAGTCAGAACTGGATCAGTTTAGTAAACGGCTTCAGGCAAAAGGGTTTGAGCTCATATTTGATCGTGAAACGGAACTGGTTAATGACGTGAAATCTGCTTTAGTCAAGTATATTGATCATCTCGAGAATTCACAGATGCCGGACAAACTTTCCATCTTTATTGCAGAACAAACAAACTATAACTACTCCTACCTTAGTAAAGTTTACTCCGATCAAACCGGTTATACGATTGAAACTCATCTTATTGAGATGAAAATAGAGCGGGTGAAAGAGCTGCTTGGTTTTCGGAAATGGACACTCAGTGAAATTGCCTGGAAACTGAAGTATAGCAGTGTGCAGTATCTTTCCAATCAGTTCAAAAAAGTGACCGGCATGACGGTTACTGAGTATCGAAAGTCAGGAGAATCAGCCCGGAAAACTTTGGATCAAATTTAG
- a CDS encoding phage holin family protein, with amino-acid sequence MLKILIINSLVIFFGAYLLEGVSIKNYLTAIGVAILLGLINVFIKPLIIILTLPLTIITLGLFIWVINAWMLMMIDKLVEGLTIRNFWWALFFSLFISILNGVLFRIF; translated from the coding sequence ATGTTAAAAATCCTAATAATTAATAGTCTTGTTATCTTTTTTGGCGCGTACTTATTAGAGGGTGTTTCGATTAAAAACTATTTGACCGCTATTGGGGTGGCAATTTTATTGGGTTTGATAAACGTGTTCATAAAGCCTCTGATTATCATACTTACGCTTCCACTTACTATTATCACTCTGGGGCTTTTTATCTGGGTAATAAACGCCTGGATGTTGATGATGATTGATAAATTGGTTGAAGGATTAACAATCCGGAATTTCTGGTGGGCACTTTTCTTTAGTCTCTTTATTTCTATTCTGAATGGAGTTCTTTTTAGAATTTTTTAG
- a CDS encoding GNAT family N-acetyltransferase: MKFIRYHGFKTMSAEELYEILKLRQDIFIIEQDCIYDDIDGLDKQSNHLLLKKNDDLVAYSRIVPAGVKYDEPSVGRIVVNIKLRGQGLGKQIIKESLKWVIEEGAEDVRIEAQAHLIKFYESLGFTSAGEIYDLDGIPHVQMTQRLDQ; encoded by the coding sequence ATGAAATTTATTCGATACCACGGATTTAAGACCATGTCTGCTGAAGAACTCTATGAGATCTTAAAGTTGCGGCAGGATATTTTTATAATAGAACAGGATTGCATTTATGACGATATAGATGGATTGGATAAACAATCAAACCATCTTCTGCTCAAGAAAAATGATGACCTGGTTGCTTACAGCAGAATTGTTCCGGCCGGTGTCAAATACGATGAACCCTCTGTAGGCCGAATCGTTGTAAATATAAAACTAAGAGGACAAGGTTTGGGGAAGCAGATTATAAAAGAGTCTTTAAAGTGGGTTATCGAAGAGGGAGCAGAAGATGTTCGAATTGAAGCTCAGGCCCATTTAATAAAGTTTTATGAGAGTTTAGGTTTTACGAGTGCAGGTGAAATCTACGATCTGGATGGAATACCGCACGTACAAATGACACAACGATTAGACCAATGA